Genomic DNA from Comamonas resistens:
ACTGTCCAAGATCGAAGTCACGGCCTTTGTCTCGCCCAAGGCCATTCCGGCCCTGCGCGATGGCGAGATCGTGATGCGCGAGATCGTGCGCCGGCCGGGCACGATCTACACGGCGCTGGTGCCCAATGTGCGCGGCGCGGAGCGTGCGATCGATGCGCAGACCGACGAACTCAATCTGGTGATGTCGGTCAGCGAAACGCATAACCTGTGCAATCTGCGCATGCAGCGCAGCCAGTCGTTTGAGGCGCTAAGGCAGGTGATCGCCACGGCGCAGCAGGCGGCAACGCCCGTCAACGTATCGCTTTCCTGCTGCTTTGGTTGCCCCATGGAGGGCGATGTGGCCGAGGCCGAAGTGCTGGCCTGGGTGCAGCGCTTTGCCGATCTGGGCGTGCAGGGCATCACGCTGTGCGACACCACGGGCATGGCCTATCCCAGTCAGGTGCATTCCATGGTCCAGGCCTTCAAGGCGCGCTGGCCGCAGATGGGCCTGACCCTGCATTTCCACAATACGCGCGGCATGGCTCTGGCCAATGTGCTGGCCTCCATAGCTGCGGGGGCGGATCGCTTTGATGCGTCGATTGGCGGGCTGGGCGGCTGCCCCTATGCGCCGGGCGCCTCGGGCAATGCCTGCACCGAAGAGATCGTGCATGCGCTGCAGCTCATGGGCTATGACACGGGCACAGACCTGGCCCGGATTGTGGCGGCTGCTCGCAGCCTGCCGGCACTGATAGGCCACGAGACGCCCAGCCAGATCGTCAAGGCCGGTGCGCGCTGGGACCGGCACCAGCCGCCAGCCGATTTTTCAGAAATCAAGGAACGCGCTCTGGCCAAGGTCTGAGGCAGATTTTTTTGATGACAACTGCATCAGCTCTTTCGGGGGAAGGGGCTGGCGCAGAACAACAGCCAACAACTTACGCAAATTCGGATCCGGTGCGGTGTTTGGTCGATACTGGTAACGGTACAAATGCCCGCTGTGCATCCTTGTTTGCGGAAGTCCATATTCCAACAAGGAGACAAACATGAACATTCAACGTCAACGCGTTCACCTGCTGCTGGCCACCACGGCTGCGGCTTTGGGCTTTGCATGCGGACCTGCGGCCGCGCAAGGAAGCTATCCCAGTAAAACCGTGCTGATGATCGTGCCTGCTGCTGCGGGCGGCACCACCGATCTGGCCGGCCGCATGGCCGCACAGGCGCTGGCTCCGGTGCTCGGGCAATCGGTGGTGGTGGACAACAAGGGCGGTGGCAACGGCGCCATTGCCGCCAATCTGGTCAAGCGCGCGGATGCCGACGGCTATACGCTGCTGATG
This window encodes:
- a CDS encoding hydroxymethylglutaryl-CoA lyase, producing the protein MNEVGTRDGLQMEQAFVPTEDKIAMVNALSEAGLSKIEVTAFVSPKAIPALRDGEIVMREIVRRPGTIYTALVPNVRGAERAIDAQTDELNLVMSVSETHNLCNLRMQRSQSFEALRQVIATAQQAATPVNVSLSCCFGCPMEGDVAEAEVLAWVQRFADLGVQGITLCDTTGMAYPSQVHSMVQAFKARWPQMGLTLHFHNTRGMALANVLASIAAGADRFDASIGGLGGCPYAPGASGNACTEEIVHALQLMGYDTGTDLARIVAAARSLPALIGHETPSQIVKAGARWDRHQPPADFSEIKERALAKV